Proteins encoded within one genomic window of Eleutherodactylus coqui strain aEleCoq1 chromosome 1, aEleCoq1.hap1, whole genome shotgun sequence:
- the DNAJB13 gene encoding dnaJ homolog subfamily B member 13 isoform X2 produces the protein MGQDYYSVLEITRSAGDAEIKKAYRKLALKYHPLKNKDPSAPHRFRQIAEAYDVLSDLRKKATYDKFGEEGLKGGIPAEFGGQHAWTSGYVYHGNPHNTFKDFFGGDNPFADFFTPDGSEVNTGFGGLRGRGVKKQDPPIERDLYLSLEDLYFGCTKKIKISRRVMNEDGHTSSMRDKILSIDVHPGWQAGTRITFPAEGDQGPNIIPADIVFIVKEKPHPRFVRQGDNLIYTANIELGKPQVQ, from the exons ATGGGGCAGGATTACTACTCGGTGCTGGAGATCACCCGCAGCGCCGGGGATGCCGAGATCAAGAAGGC GTACCGGAAGTTGGCGCTGAAGTACCATCCGCTGAAAAACAAGGATCCGTCCGCGCCGCACCGATTCCGGCAGATCGCCGAGGCCTACGACGTTCTCAGCGATC TCAGGAAGAAGGCGACGTATGATAAGTTCGGAGAGGAGGGGCTGAAAGGTGGGATCCCGGCTGAGTTTGGGGGTCAGCACGCCTGGACCTCGGGGTACGTGTATCACGGGAACCCCCACAACACCTTCAAGGACTTTTTTGGAGGAGACAATCCATTTGCAG ACTTTTTCACACCAGACGGGTCTGAAGTGAATACAGGATTTGGGGGTCTGCGAGGAAGAGGAGTCAAGAAACAGGACCCCCCGATCGAGCGAGATCTCTACCTGTCGCTGGAGGACCTGTATTTTGGCTGCACAAAGAAGATCAAAATTTCCCGTAGG GTAATGAATGAAGACGGCCACACGTCCAGCATGCGAGATAAGATTCTGTCCATCGACGTCCATCCGGGATGGCAAGCGGGCACCAGGATCACCTTCCCTGCAGAGGGCGACCAG GGGCCGAACATCATCCCAGCGGATATCGTATTTATCGTAAAGGAGAAGCCCCACCCCCGCTTTGTAAGACAAGGCGACAATCTGATCTACACGGCGAACATCGAACTTGGcaag